From a single Natronorubrum tibetense GA33 genomic region:
- a CDS encoding DUF7509 family protein, with protein sequence MAGLTTYEGTPIRTIIAQSIPDAEPDDTFVFLMGPYRLLDPSYLYPDAEYPLPSDPLAPDRSTGAPDEIEATLRTICERVSAETSTTVFIASVVEIPTKQEAERPECDETGMAVIDQSIAFAKASEGNAFVFTKAGLTTGAGAEAGAIPEYFRLRNDVGRLRDPRTFCIFAEATADSERNVYEPRFSSASIDEMDDAYDLRFRYFVDRPELVDTLVDFIEAYVVPLSSST encoded by the coding sequence ATGGCCGGACTCACGACGTACGAGGGGACGCCGATTAGAACCATCATCGCCCAGTCGATCCCGGACGCAGAACCGGACGACACGTTCGTGTTTCTGATGGGACCGTACAGATTGCTCGATCCGTCGTACCTCTATCCGGATGCCGAATATCCGCTGCCGTCAGATCCGCTCGCGCCTGATCGGAGCACCGGCGCTCCCGACGAAATCGAAGCGACCCTTCGGACGATCTGTGAGCGAGTGTCTGCTGAGACTTCGACGACGGTGTTCATCGCGAGTGTTGTTGAGATCCCGACTAAACAGGAAGCGGAACGACCTGAGTGTGACGAGACGGGGATGGCCGTCATCGATCAATCGATCGCGTTCGCGAAGGCCAGCGAGGGGAACGCGTTCGTTTTCACGAAGGCTGGACTAACGACGGGTGCGGGTGCCGAAGCCGGAGCGATCCCCGAATACTTCCGTCTCAGGAACGACGTCGGACGACTTCGCGATCCGCGAACGTTCTGCATTTTCGCCGAAGCCACGGCGGATAGCGAACGAAACGTGTACGAACCACGATTCAGCAGTGCGTCCATCGACGAGATGGACGACGCGTACGACCTCAGATTTCGGTACTTCGTTGATCGGCCAGAACTGGTCGACACACTCGTCGACTTCATCGAAGCGTACGTCGTCCCACTTTCGAGCAGTACGTGA
- a CDS encoding midas domain-containing protein, with translation MSSTADTDDVIEVDADGLSVRKTFAADEFPVPAIRFEIESERDEQVAFRLSESIPESFPMDKVGFHPEYNSDDWTAFQDNHVEFTGTLEPDEELVTVYGIRIDDESDAEQFLTEPEVVEVSSDGDDGGSEADEVDDDIIGNIVSEDRNQAVKDMISGESDSVPGLEDDADDNSEDDGGAEAADDADELEDEAGGLDLDLGDVDPEPEPVDDETDADEDDTPDIDLGFEEDEIPEPDDADDGDTDLGIDLGVEDTDEDDATDELDLGEDADDEPEIELDLEAAAADVEEDEPDIADDGVDQDENETPLGESSEDDPALEDIDTDSETPSADDVDLADTEADSSVDEPEVDETEDDESEVEDDESTTEETDVEEPSTAIDESAVDAESDSVDAADDAQDREVGATDDNTETDTSSPSFDGSVAARLATEIREGDVDDDDLEALRTELDLEPSGPDVAKVEHLQRRVEEVTAYTDALEQFLEENGTGKQLIEELTADISGLEDEFAALDGRLDETEASVDDVEADVSDLSEWNADIENEIGAVETDVDDLGDNLDDVADDVSTVEADVDSVADDVTNLEEDLDDVEAEVADVAEDLDDVADDVEDVEDDVESIEGDLEDVQAEVTDIQEWRDQLGSMFTD, from the coding sequence ATGAGTAGCACCGCCGACACGGACGACGTGATCGAGGTCGATGCTGACGGGTTATCCGTCCGGAAAACGTTCGCGGCGGACGAGTTCCCGGTACCCGCGATCCGCTTCGAGATCGAATCCGAACGTGACGAACAGGTTGCATTTCGACTCTCCGAATCGATCCCCGAATCGTTCCCGATGGACAAAGTCGGGTTCCACCCCGAGTACAACAGCGACGACTGGACCGCCTTTCAGGATAACCACGTCGAGTTCACCGGTACGCTCGAGCCCGACGAAGAACTCGTCACGGTCTATGGCATCCGCATCGACGACGAGAGCGATGCCGAACAGTTCCTGACCGAACCGGAGGTCGTCGAGGTTAGTTCCGACGGCGACGATGGCGGCTCCGAGGCCGACGAGGTCGACGACGACATTATTGGTAACATCGTCTCGGAGGACCGCAATCAGGCCGTCAAGGATATGATCTCCGGCGAGTCCGACTCCGTTCCCGGACTCGAGGACGACGCAGACGACAACAGCGAGGACGACGGCGGAGCCGAGGCTGCTGACGACGCGGACGAGCTCGAGGACGAAGCCGGGGGGCTCGACCTCGATCTCGGCGATGTCGATCCCGAACCGGAGCCGGTCGACGACGAGACCGACGCGGATGAGGACGACACGCCGGATATCGATCTCGGCTTCGAAGAGGACGAGATTCCGGAACCGGACGACGCTGACGACGGGGATACCGATCTCGGGATCGACCTCGGTGTCGAGGATACCGACGAAGACGACGCGACGGACGAACTCGACCTCGGGGAGGACGCAGACGACGAACCCGAAATCGAACTCGATCTCGAAGCCGCTGCGGCCGACGTCGAGGAAGACGAGCCGGACATCGCCGACGACGGTGTAGACCAAGACGAAAACGAGACACCGCTGGGCGAGTCGAGTGAGGACGATCCCGCGCTTGAGGACATCGATACCGATTCCGAGACGCCGTCGGCCGACGATGTCGACCTCGCCGACACGGAGGCCGACTCGTCGGTCGATGAACCCGAGGTTGACGAGACTGAGGACGACGAATCCGAGGTCGAGGACGACGAATCGACGACCGAAGAGACAGACGTCGAGGAGCCATCGACGGCCATCGACGAATCGGCCGTCGATGCAGAGAGCGACTCCGTAGACGCCGCAGACGACGCTCAGGACCGCGAAGTGGGCGCGACCGACGACAATACGGAGACGGACACCTCGAGTCCGTCGTTCGACGGCTCGGTTGCTGCCCGACTCGCGACAGAGATTCGCGAGGGAGACGTCGACGACGACGATCTCGAGGCCCTGCGCACCGAACTCGATCTCGAACCGTCCGGCCCGGACGTCGCCAAAGTCGAACACCTACAGCGCCGCGTCGAGGAGGTCACCGCTTACACCGACGCACTCGAGCAGTTCCTCGAGGAGAACGGGACCGGGAAACAGCTCATCGAGGAGCTCACGGCAGACATCAGCGGACTCGAAGACGAGTTCGCAGCGCTGGACGGGCGACTCGACGAGACGGAAGCGAGCGTCGACGACGTCGAAGCCGACGTGAGCGATCTCTCCGAGTGGAACGCCGACATCGAAAACGAGATCGGCGCCGTCGAAACGGATGTCGACGACCTCGGGGACAACCTCGACGATGTGGCTGACGACGTGTCCACCGTCGAAGCGGACGTCGATTCGGTCGCGGACGACGTGACCAATCTCGAGGAAGACCTCGACGACGTCGAAGCCGAGGTTGCAGACGTGGCCGAAGACCTCGACGATGTGGCCGACGACGTCGAAGACGTGGAGGACGATGTCGAGTCTATCGAAGGAGATCTCGAGGACGTTCAAGCCGAAGTTACCGACATCCAGGAGTGGCGCGATCAGCTCGGTTCGATGTTCACGGACTGA
- a CDS encoding MBL fold metallo-hydrolase, with the protein MIQSDWGDWLVRDVEDASPDGVAIWYLGCNGFVLKGNEGTTVYIDPYLGLGDPPRTVRMIPVPFDPADVTDADAVLATHEHTDHVHGESQAPILEQTGATFYAPDDSLAVARDEEEWTADWDLTDEQFAEVSEGDTLEIGEFTVHVEDANDPDATHPVSYVFEHDAGTFFHGGDTKPSDEFERIGDEYDIDLGVLAFGTVGRIPDKETREPKRTRWYNDENQIVEAASALGLERLLPSHWDMWRGLTSDPKVLHHHAKSFEYPTRLDLVEIGDRVDL; encoded by the coding sequence ATGATCCAAAGTGACTGGGGAGACTGGCTCGTTCGTGACGTCGAAGACGCTTCACCCGACGGGGTCGCGATCTGGTATCTCGGCTGCAACGGCTTCGTTCTCAAGGGGAACGAGGGAACGACGGTCTACATCGACCCCTATCTCGGGCTGGGCGATCCGCCACGAACCGTCCGGATGATTCCCGTCCCGTTCGATCCCGCGGACGTCACGGACGCCGATGCGGTTCTCGCGACGCACGAACACACCGACCACGTTCACGGCGAGAGCCAGGCGCCGATCCTCGAGCAGACTGGGGCCACGTTCTATGCACCCGACGACAGCCTTGCCGTCGCCCGGGACGAAGAGGAGTGGACCGCAGACTGGGACCTCACGGACGAGCAGTTCGCCGAGGTCAGCGAAGGCGACACCCTCGAGATCGGCGAGTTCACGGTCCACGTCGAGGACGCGAACGATCCCGACGCGACCCACCCCGTGAGCTACGTTTTCGAGCACGACGCGGGGACCTTTTTCCACGGCGGCGATACCAAACCATCCGACGAGTTCGAACGGATCGGCGACGAGTACGACATCGATCTCGGCGTCCTCGCGTTCGGTACCGTCGGTCGAATTCCCGACAAGGAGACCCGCGAACCCAAACGGACCCGCTGGTACAACGACGAGAACCAGATCGTCGAAGCCGCGTCGGCGTTGGGACTCGAGCGACTCCTCCCAAGTCACTGGGATATGTGGCGCGGGCTCACCTCGGATCCGAAGGTGCTCCACCACCACGCGAAAAGCTTCGAGTACCCGACGCGACTCGATCTGGTCGAGATCGGCGACCGCGTCGATCTGTAG
- a CDS encoding DUF7344 domain-containing protein has translation MSNPDGSERSPRSRDEVFDALADSTRRDILRLVHSRPSSGVSKTDLAFELVAVTTDTPLASVTDDDHERALVDCQHRHLPALVDAGLVTETDDGRIVTTDHWVFDDSEFDAILADRTDDETDLDALFGALADSRRRTILTVLGNQYHPLSTETLARDVAARETETAARDVPRERVEQVLTSLVHVHLPHLNDAGLVGYDPETGSVSYEGHPTLRTEWLDSHPDRLQTAAESTPGQSIETDASNDVRTLRGRESIVTTGQSLCESAEEELFMMFTTTGLLEEGCFRRVEDAIDRGVDVYVGSRDPRVREIVRDRAPEVVLWEPQLDWLNLPPNGESVGRLVFADRKAVLLGTLGTPAADGEYDETALIGEGADNGFVVLMRQLLGSRLDHLDAPGETNQSEIPL, from the coding sequence ATGAGTAATCCCGATGGCAGCGAACGGTCGCCGCGATCTCGAGACGAGGTCTTCGACGCACTCGCAGACAGCACTCGGCGTGACATTCTCCGACTCGTTCACAGCCGACCGTCGAGCGGCGTCTCGAAGACCGATCTCGCCTTCGAACTCGTCGCAGTAACCACTGATACCCCACTCGCGTCGGTGACCGACGACGACCACGAGCGCGCGCTGGTCGACTGTCAGCACAGGCACCTGCCCGCGCTGGTCGACGCCGGACTCGTCACGGAGACCGACGACGGGAGGATAGTGACGACCGACCACTGGGTGTTCGACGATTCCGAATTCGACGCGATTCTCGCCGACCGAACGGACGATGAAACCGATCTCGACGCCCTGTTCGGTGCCCTCGCCGACTCGCGACGCCGGACGATCCTCACCGTTCTCGGGAACCAGTACCATCCGCTCTCGACCGAGACCCTCGCTCGAGACGTCGCGGCTCGTGAAACGGAGACCGCAGCACGCGACGTTCCTCGAGAGCGCGTCGAGCAAGTGCTGACCTCGCTCGTCCACGTCCACCTGCCACACCTGAACGACGCCGGTCTCGTCGGCTACGATCCCGAAACGGGCAGCGTCTCCTACGAGGGCCACCCGACCCTGCGCACCGAGTGGCTCGACAGCCATCCCGACCGCCTGCAGACGGCCGCCGAGTCGACTCCTGGGCAGTCGATCGAGACCGACGCGAGCAACGACGTTCGGACGCTGCGAGGACGAGAGTCGATCGTCACGACCGGTCAGTCGCTCTGTGAATCAGCCGAGGAAGAACTGTTCATGATGTTCACGACGACAGGGCTGCTCGAGGAGGGCTGTTTCCGTCGGGTCGAAGACGCGATCGACCGCGGCGTCGACGTCTACGTCGGCTCGCGGGATCCGCGCGTTCGGGAGATCGTTCGAGACCGCGCGCCGGAGGTCGTCCTCTGGGAGCCACAGTTGGACTGGCTCAACCTGCCGCCGAACGGCGAGTCAGTCGGCAGGCTGGTGTTTGCGGACCGCAAAGCGGTCCTGCTGGGGACGCTCGGAACGCCGGCTGCCGACGGCGAATACGACGAAACCGCGCTCATCGGTGAGGGGGCGGACAACGGGTTCGTCGTCCTCATGCGACAGCTGCTCGGCTCGCGACTCGATCACCTGGATGCCCCCGGCGAGACCAACCAGTCCGAAATCCCACTGTAA
- the dph2 gene encoding diphthamide biosynthesis enzyme Dph2 encodes MSQESEYTEGDLRNTGMRLKHDREWDYELEQIVEAIEERDATKVGLQFPEGLKRRGPAVADDLRELTDGVTFMLSGQPCYGACDLDTYLMKRTDVFVHFGHSPMKDTDKVIYVPLFSNVEVLPIMEEALDTLEPPEETEGVGLVTTAQHMNRYEEMCEFLEEQGYDVQSRRGDERLTHEGQVLGCNYASADVPADQVLYVGGGKFHPLGLAMEHPDKHVVIADPVNNVVTPADTDKFMKQRYGAVHRAMDAEKWGVIFCTKIGQGRWEIAQDIIDDNENAYLITMDEVTPDRLRNFDMDAFVNTGCPRITTDDGPQFHKPMLTPGEYRIAVGDKPLDSLSFDTFHGTW; translated from the coding sequence ATGAGTCAAGAGTCGGAGTACACTGAGGGGGACCTCCGAAACACCGGGATGCGGCTGAAACACGATCGGGAGTGGGACTACGAACTCGAGCAGATCGTCGAGGCCATCGAGGAGCGAGATGCGACGAAGGTCGGCCTGCAGTTTCCCGAGGGATTGAAACGACGCGGCCCCGCAGTCGCCGACGATCTCCGTGAGCTCACCGACGGCGTGACGTTCATGCTCTCTGGGCAGCCGTGTTACGGTGCCTGCGACCTCGACACCTACCTGATGAAACGCACCGACGTCTTCGTCCACTTCGGCCACTCGCCGATGAAGGACACGGACAAGGTGATCTACGTGCCGCTGTTCTCGAACGTCGAGGTGCTGCCGATCATGGAGGAAGCGCTCGACACCCTCGAGCCACCCGAGGAGACCGAAGGCGTCGGCCTCGTCACGACCGCCCAGCACATGAACCGCTACGAGGAGATGTGCGAGTTCCTCGAGGAACAGGGCTACGACGTTCAGAGTCGCCGCGGCGACGAGCGACTGACCCATGAGGGACAGGTGCTCGGCTGCAACTACGCGAGCGCGGACGTGCCCGCGGATCAGGTACTCTACGTCGGCGGCGGGAAGTTCCACCCGCTCGGCCTGGCGATGGAACATCCCGACAAACACGTCGTCATCGCGGACCCGGTCAACAACGTTGTGACGCCCGCGGACACTGACAAATTCATGAAGCAGCGCTACGGTGCCGTCCACCGCGCGATGGACGCCGAGAAGTGGGGCGTCATCTTCTGTACCAAGATCGGCCAGGGGCGCTGGGAAATCGCTCAGGACATCATCGACGACAACGAGAACGCCTACCTCATCACCATGGACGAGGTGACGCCGGATCGACTGCGGAACTTCGATATGGACGCCTTCGTCAACACCGGCTGTCCGCGGATCACGACCGACGACGGGCCACAGTTCCACAAACCGATGCTCACCCCTGGCGAGTACCGGATTGCGGTTGGCGACAAGCCGCTCGATAGCCTCTCGTTCGACACCTTCCACGGCACCTGGTAG
- a CDS encoding DUF7139 domain-containing protein has product MPAEQPADGYLFDIYRRYIGEPEDRTDVYVGFSLFLGGIGLAIVALLLFVWSGTFETRSASYIAWVQPAYALVMISLPVFMLGVVVLLPSERRMLYTSIAGVAITIGAVIGFLGAYPDDWNGYGNDYTVEVVATYAVGLAGITASTGAALIAHYLDMAQQVRTVDPDDETDEEDELSDADVRKDIDEAMEDVELSWGGVEKTEHKRLSFSEDEFDAVSVNTDAGTKTARSTGVDAQVAGLKGLKGGETKTTTSQSTVDDQTAKLKELREQQQAEEMATAENDGSPLSGLFDRLRELLGRK; this is encoded by the coding sequence ATGCCAGCGGAACAGCCTGCAGACGGGTATCTCTTCGATATCTATCGTCGATACATCGGCGAACCGGAGGACCGAACCGACGTTTACGTCGGGTTCAGCCTGTTTCTCGGTGGGATCGGACTCGCGATCGTTGCTCTCCTGCTCTTCGTGTGGAGCGGGACCTTCGAGACTCGATCCGCATCGTACATCGCCTGGGTACAGCCCGCGTACGCGCTCGTAATGATCTCACTCCCCGTGTTCATGCTCGGGGTCGTGGTGTTGCTCCCGTCGGAGCGACGGATGCTGTACACGTCGATCGCCGGCGTCGCGATCACGATCGGTGCCGTCATCGGCTTTCTTGGTGCGTATCCCGACGACTGGAACGGCTACGGAAACGATTACACGGTTGAAGTCGTTGCGACCTACGCCGTCGGGCTCGCGGGGATCACCGCGTCCACGGGGGCAGCGCTGATCGCTCACTATCTGGATATGGCCCAGCAGGTCCGGACCGTCGACCCGGACGACGAAACTGACGAGGAAGACGAACTCTCCGATGCGGACGTCCGCAAGGACATCGACGAGGCGATGGAGGACGTCGAACTCTCCTGGGGTGGCGTCGAAAAGACCGAGCACAAGCGTCTCAGCTTCTCCGAAGATGAGTTCGACGCGGTGTCGGTCAATACCGACGCCGGAACGAAGACAGCCCGTTCGACGGGCGTCGACGCGCAGGTGGCCGGTCTCAAGGGATTGAAAGGTGGCGAGACGAAGACCACGACCTCCCAATCGACGGTCGACGATCAGACGGCGAAACTCAAGGAACTGCGCGAGCAACAGCAAGCGGAGGAGATGGCAACGGCCGAAAACGATGGCTCACCGCTCTCCGGTCTGTTCGATCGGCTTCGTGAGCTTCTCGGACGGAAGTAA
- a CDS encoding disk-shape morphogenesis protein volactin, producing MAKGLDVGTMNILSAQQDGNDTVFVQQRNSFVEIEYSDMAEQMLSRSEVLHIRKDDKVYVVGDDALNFANIFNKETRRPMKHGILSNDEKSAIPMMKLIIEQVVGEPAYPDEKLYFSSPADPIDSDLSTLYHQKTIESFLDDMGYDSEPINEGMSVIYSELADNNFTGLGISFGAGMTNVCLAYYAVPVMKFSVARGGDWVDEQAARATGTPVDKVTSIKEDDFELDFTTDVGGVEGALSIYYENLLDYVIENIVKEVDEEDVEEGLDVPVVVTGGTSSPSGFEALFRDHLEDANIPFSISGVSHANEPLYSVARGGLVAARSDEDVDHDTGADDEEVEAEAE from the coding sequence ATGGCGAAAGGCCTAGACGTTGGAACGATGAACATCCTGTCTGCACAGCAGGATGGGAACGATACGGTTTTCGTGCAACAGCGTAACTCCTTCGTAGAGATCGAATACTCGGATATGGCCGAGCAGATGCTCTCTCGAAGCGAAGTGCTTCACATTCGTAAAGACGATAAGGTGTACGTCGTCGGCGACGACGCCCTCAACTTTGCGAACATTTTCAACAAGGAAACGCGGCGACCGATGAAACACGGGATCCTCTCGAACGACGAGAAGAGCGCGATTCCGATGATGAAGCTCATCATCGAGCAGGTCGTCGGCGAGCCCGCGTATCCGGACGAGAAGCTTTACTTCTCCTCGCCCGCGGATCCGATCGACTCGGATCTCTCGACGCTGTACCACCAGAAAACGATCGAGTCGTTCCTCGACGATATGGGATACGACTCCGAACCGATCAACGAAGGGATGTCCGTCATCTACAGCGAACTCGCGGACAACAACTTCACCGGACTCGGTATCTCGTTCGGCGCCGGGATGACGAACGTCTGTCTGGCATACTACGCGGTGCCGGTCATGAAGTTCTCCGTCGCCCGCGGTGGCGACTGGGTCGACGAGCAGGCTGCCCGCGCGACGGGTACGCCCGTCGACAAGGTTACCTCCATCAAGGAGGACGACTTCGAACTGGACTTCACGACGGATGTCGGCGGCGTCGAGGGTGCGCTCTCGATCTACTACGAGAACCTGCTCGACTACGTCATCGAGAACATCGTCAAGGAGGTCGACGAGGAGGATGTCGAGGAAGGACTCGACGTTCCCGTCGTCGTCACCGGCGGTACCTCGAGCCCCAGCGGCTTCGAGGCGCTGTTCCGTGACCACCTAGAGGACGCGAACATTCCGTTCTCGATCAGCGGCGTCTCGCACGCCAACGAGCCACTGTACAGCGTTGCACGCGGTGGCCTCGTCGCCGCACGGTCCGACGAGGACGTCGACCACGACACGGGAGCGGACGACGAAGAAGTCGAAGCGGAAGCGGAGTAA
- a CDS encoding TFIIB-type zinc ribbon-containing protein — protein MECPRCQGSLEEYSLGDVSTVTCPHCNFADVPVDHVQEGEETESWRDAFNRFYEQ, from the coding sequence ATGGAGTGTCCACGGTGCCAGGGGTCGCTGGAGGAATACTCGCTGGGTGACGTCTCGACGGTAACGTGTCCGCACTGTAATTTCGCGGACGTCCCCGTCGACCACGTCCAGGAGGGGGAAGAGACGGAGTCCTGGCGTGACGCGTTCAATCGTTTCTACGAGCAGTGA
- a CDS encoding METTL5 family protein, with protein sequence MSGPSRRTLARALEALADFSDPSAALEQYLTPPEIAAHICHQARMQDDLAGWVVDLGTGTGMLAIGASLAGADRVVGIDVDRDALGLAEANAERIDEAGRDGLLEWVRGDATRPPLSVDDTDVTVVSNPPFGAQRGNRHADREFLETAQSIADVSYTIHNEGSQAFVESFAADEGGNVTHAFRAEFPIAKRFEFHTDAKRTLEAEVFRIEW encoded by the coding sequence ATGTCCGGCCCGTCGCGACGTACCCTCGCTCGAGCGCTCGAAGCGCTCGCCGACTTTTCTGATCCGTCAGCCGCGCTCGAGCAGTATCTCACGCCGCCGGAGATCGCCGCTCACATCTGTCATCAGGCGCGGATGCAGGACGACCTGGCGGGCTGGGTCGTCGATCTCGGCACCGGAACCGGGATGCTCGCCATCGGGGCCTCGCTCGCGGGGGCCGACCGCGTCGTCGGTATTGACGTCGACCGCGACGCACTCGGGTTGGCCGAAGCGAACGCCGAGCGGATCGACGAGGCGGGACGGGACGGACTCCTCGAATGGGTTCGCGGCGACGCGACTCGGCCGCCGCTCTCGGTGGACGATACCGACGTGACGGTCGTCTCGAACCCGCCGTTCGGTGCACAACGCGGGAACCGCCACGCCGACCGCGAGTTCCTCGAGACGGCCCAGTCGATCGCGGATGTCTCCTACACGATTCACAACGAGGGAAGTCAGGCGTTCGTCGAGTCGTTCGCCGCGGACGAAGGCGGCAACGTGACGCACGCGTTCCGGGCCGAGTTCCCGATCGCCAAGCGATTCGAGTTTCACACCGACGCCAAGCGGACGCTCGAGGCGGAAGTGTTCAGGATCGAGTGGTGA
- a CDS encoding HTTM domain-containing protein — MTSPPPRLSAVAKHCTSVLEPLRTALGPRLGIDPRALGAFRIVLGVLLLVDLIAYRLPALVTFYTDEGVFPRSALAEVYPTFAAASLHAISGSAWVQGILFAIAGCFAIFLLVGYRTRLATGVSLLLLASLYARNPHVINGGNTILLTFLFFGLFLPLDARWSLDGGRRHQNNRRVYSVGTAVILLHFVIIYATNAVRKYQSEPWMSGTAVPRIFHVEEYFVVLGPHLTEYTTVLTAANWFWVGLLSMSPFLILSVGRFRIALVLAFGFVHLGMAATMRLGVFPFVMIAGLLLFLPPRVWDRIDGVRRVGGSSAFEPITRWIESIRGGEPEPEATTLPVIGARIRRGLRGCCSLVLACVLLSLLVWQLAGIGVVDSPVSDGELADASWAFFAPNPPDTSSWYVLEAELESGETVDAADGGEVAFDRPPDAAETYESALWLEYGLEMRNLGETHYEPAAAYFCQSAEFDVESVTIHHVKQPVDSDGAVGDPTSNERISYPC, encoded by the coding sequence ATGACGAGCCCTCCACCGCGGTTGTCGGCGGTCGCGAAACACTGCACGTCGGTGCTCGAGCCGCTGCGTACGGCTTTGGGCCCGAGACTCGGGATCGATCCGCGCGCACTCGGTGCGTTTCGGATCGTGCTGGGGGTCCTGTTGCTCGTCGATTTGATCGCCTACCGACTGCCGGCGCTCGTCACCTTCTACACCGACGAGGGCGTCTTTCCACGGTCGGCGCTCGCCGAAGTCTACCCGACGTTCGCGGCCGCTTCCCTTCACGCGATATCCGGCTCGGCGTGGGTACAGGGGATCCTGTTCGCGATAGCCGGCTGCTTCGCCATCTTCCTGCTCGTCGGCTACCGAACCCGGCTAGCCACGGGCGTCTCGCTTCTCCTGCTCGCCTCCCTGTACGCCAGGAATCCACACGTGATCAACGGCGGGAACACGATTCTGCTCACGTTCCTGTTCTTCGGTCTGTTCCTCCCGCTCGATGCGCGCTGGTCGCTCGACGGCGGTCGGCGGCATCAAAACAACCGTCGCGTCTATTCGGTCGGCACCGCGGTGATTCTCCTTCACTTCGTGATCATCTACGCGACGAACGCGGTCCGCAAGTACCAGAGTGAGCCGTGGATGTCGGGTACGGCGGTCCCCCGCATCTTCCACGTCGAAGAGTACTTCGTCGTGCTCGGCCCGCACCTCACGGAGTACACCACGGTGCTCACCGCAGCCAACTGGTTCTGGGTCGGTCTGCTCTCTATGTCCCCCTTTTTGATCCTGTCCGTCGGCCGATTTCGAATCGCGCTCGTCCTCGCGTTCGGTTTCGTACATCTCGGCATGGCTGCGACGATGCGTCTCGGTGTCTTCCCGTTCGTCATGATCGCCGGACTGCTCCTGTTTCTTCCGCCGCGGGTCTGGGATCGGATCGATGGGGTCCGTCGGGTTGGCGGCTCGAGCGCGTTCGAACCGATAACTCGGTGGATCGAGTCGATCCGGGGCGGAGAGCCCGAACCGGAAGCGACGACTTTGCCGGTTATTGGCGCTCGTATTCGCCGCGGTCTTCGGGGGTGCTGTTCGCTCGTACTCGCCTGCGTTCTGCTCTCGCTACTCGTCTGGCAGTTGGCGGGTATCGGGGTCGTCGACTCGCCGGTGTCGGATGGTGAGCTGGCCGACGCGAGCTGGGCGTTCTTTGCGCCGAACCCGCCCGATACGTCCAGTTGGTACGTTCTCGAAGCGGAACTCGAGTCAGGTGAGACGGTCGACGCGGCCGATGGCGGGGAGGTCGCGTTCGACCGGCCGCCGGACGCTGCGGAGACGTACGAATCGGCGCTCTGGCTCGAATACGGGCTCGAAATGCGGAACCTCGGTGAGACGCACTACGAGCCAGCAGCGGCGTACTTCTGCCAGAGTGCGGAGTTCGACGTCGAGTCGGTAACGATCCATCACGTCAAACAGCCGGTCGATTCGGATGGGGCGGTCGGCGATCCAACGTCGAACGAGCGGATCAGCTACCCGTGTTGA